In Cryptomeria japonica chromosome 1, Sugi_1.0, whole genome shotgun sequence, the sequence ATGCAGAACGACACTGCCACTACGTGGGGTTTCTCAAAACCGTTCAACATCTTTCTTACTGATTGAATTCGTCGACTGCAACCTTTGTCAGAAGGATTCGCTGACCGAGTAAAGAATTGTCTATGCAATTTCACACATATTTCCAGTGAAGAGAAAAGCCATATTACAACCAAGGTGAGACGTTTCAGTGGTTACAAAAACCGGTCATCGTTGTGTCGTTTTCAATGTCAAGATCTGACATCAACGAAGTTTTAAAAATAACTTAAAGACTGATCCCTTAGACCAAGGTCATTAAAATCAAGCTACAATGAATTCATTCACGTGAAATGACAAACTCGTTCTGTAGAACTCGGAGTGCATGCTTTAACCCAAGGGAATCTGCACACCGTCTAGCACAAGGGAATCTAGCCAGTTTTAACTCGTTCCTCGGGAAAATTTCATTTCTTCGCTAATCGACGGAGCAGCTCTCATGGCAGATGCAGCTCTCAAGGCGGGGGACCCCACATATTAGATCAGTAGCTACTTCTAGGGTGGAACCTAAAGATAAGAGCAGCCCCACATAATTGCATTCCTTATACTTGGTAATAGGACAGGAAAGCTAAAAACACATGATTcggtataattataattatatgcaATTGAGAAACTACAGAGGGTGATATTCGTCAATTTTCATATATTTCTTTACAATCACTATGTTGTTGGATATATAGAAAATATGAATGAATTAAATAGTGAAATAAGCACACCATTTTAACtatcaaattcaaaattaatttCTACATAAAAATGTGAAAGCCCCATAGAAATATGGTAATGATTCTTTACGAtcgattttagggttttttttggtgttttggaaTAGTTTATTTGGATAAACTTAGAAGGGATTAGATGAagaaaataatcacataaaagtTATACTTTTTTGAATAATATTATGTATGATGTTGAAATTCATGAATCAATGAATGTCTTTCATAGCATGTACATTAGATGTTAGGTTGTTTTCCTCCATGTTTGCAATGAAGCATTTCAAGTGAGCTCTCTTGATGACCTACCTACTATATGGAACCTAGTCCTATAATCAAGCATTGCAAATTTGTAAACATGCCATATTGCCTATTATTAAATGTTATAAATTACACAAGCATCAATATGATAGATATTTACGAGTTCAATATGCTTACCTTTAAGATTTTGCAATATCATGCTAAAGTAACAATAACTAGGCCACAATTCCTAGCAAAGAAGAAATTTTTTTGCATACATAGTAAATCCCAGCAAATTTGGCATTTTAGCAACTACTTCTAATTATTTCAATAGATTTGATGCATGGTATCAAATTAATAAAATCCAATCTTTATAATGCACTTGTTGTTGTGTTTTCTAAAGCATTTTATGATCTAAATTAAAAAATCTCTCATCCCAACACCTAACATgctcctctctctctgtctctctctctctccatcttacAAATATTAGCCAATTTGCTATAAGTTATGAAACATTCAAAATATTTCCAAAATCACAACACATTATTGTTTTTGCATTCATAAAGAAAGTTGTTTGTTATTGAGTGAGCTTAGGGCATGTAATTCCAAGAAATATCCTTTTGTAGATGAGTGGAAGAGAAGATAACAATCTCAAATGTCatgaaaaataatcaataaaattgGAAGGTGATGCATGCAATGTACACAACTAGTCATGGTAGTTGATTGCTCCCAAAAATTAATTTGACAATGAAAATACACAAGTTACTCcatgatatatatatatctgtagtGTTATAAATTGTAACCAATTAATTATTTCACACTATTTTTGGGCCTTTGCTCATGAGGTGACCTGATCGTATGTGATGTGCTTGAATGCTTTGTAACCACCTTTATTTTGTCTCTTTTTAGGTGGAATAATATGgtacctagcaccctagtccttgtggactatggcacctagtgccctagtccctccaaaaggggcccaaattcaAATGTGTGCAAGTGTTGATTACTACTATTTGTGATCCTATCCCAATATTTTGATATTACTATTACAAGTTGGCCTAGATACGAAAACACCTTGAGAACCTatataaagaaaaatcatttatCATTCACCAAATCTATTATTCAAATTTAGAAGTCCTACTACGAGCATCAAGCTATAACAACTTATCctcaagtatgttttcatgatggattttgttatgatttgtCATGTTGTTACGCAAAAACTTAGATAACTCATCTAAAGAAAATCACATCACCACCATCATCAATCCTAAGGTATAATCCAATCAATTTagtatttcatttatgatttatccTCTACCATACCAAGGGTAAGATTTATTTGTCAACATCATAGCTATtgtgaaggtggaaaaacaaacACAAGATCTGACTTCTAGGCAAGCCGTTATACAACACAAATTTTTTCCCTCTTCCTTGTGTAGGTTACATATCCGATAATTGAGTTCTAGATTTGCACAAAGCAGATTAAGCGACATAGTTGAAAACTTTAAATATGTAAAAACCCTAGGTCTATGGTAGCTAGACCAATTGACCAATAATTTTTAGCATAATTTTGAAGGGAATATCTATAGAGCATCCTGATCCAAAGTTTGAAGTCTTAGCTAACGAAGACACCTCTAGGTCAAGGGTGCTTATCTCACAGGTTGACACTTTTAGGTTTGGATTTTAGTAAGAGGTTCTTCTCTGAATTCATTTTGTAGATTTGTACTTCTATGTTTGCTTCCAGTTCTGTCTCTATTTTTATGTTCAATCTtatgaattttgcaccattttacaTAGTCATTACACATTCAcatgaaatcaaatcaaatcaaaagataaaataatcATACACAACATCCAACTCTCCTTTGGAACTGAAGTTGGATTTTGTTTGCTACATCTTTTAATGAATGATGTTACTTTATATCTTATTTTATGTCTCTAGGATAAGAATTCATTTTACTACATTCCAATATTAGTTAAAAAAAAGGTTCAAATTTGGAGGGCACATATTTTTAGCATCTATTAGGGTATGatcttgttcaatctcaaccaaaaATATTCATCAAATTCATAAAGATGGTAAAAAAATggttatttaaaaaagaaaaagagagtttTCTTATTACTCTTTTAATCCATATTACTAGGGTGAATGTATCAACATGGCTACACATATTATTAACCCTTATGTTTCCATGAGGTTTAACATTTTGAAGGTTATGATAGTAGACATTTTAGATTATTCCCTTTCTTGTTTATTTATAGCCTCATtaacaaatgtttttttttatattccTATGAAGGCATACATATTTCAATATCATAGAACAAAAAGTATAGGGTTTTTCAAAATTGAGAAAATGCTGAAATTTAATGATAAAGAAGACTTAAGTTTGTTTGCCAATAAACCAAAACATTGAGTTAATCAAAATTTATCATTTGGAAATATGTCAATAGACAAGCATGTGTTTGATAACCAAACCCTTTGTGTAGAATATTGTAATAAAATTGAAATATAAAATTACTCATAAATGTCATGACTTACTAACCTGATGAAGAGCTTGAATAACAAAAGCTTTTGCAACTAAAATTCTTTCATCATTCAACAAATGCATTTCATCAATACCGAGTTTTAACAAGAACTAATACTAGCATGTCACTACTCTTATGTCTAATCACATTTCATTTTTTAAATGTTTTCACAATCATCTTCTAAAAATAAAACATGAGATACATAGTTTTGGAGAAACAATATCATCCCAATTGGATTGGGCCACATTCAACAAAAATCCAATATAATATTTCCATCTTGTAATATTCATCCAAATTCTTAGCATATAGATATAGAAAAATAGCTACATGCCTTAGATGAAAATAGGGACAAAGGATCTATTTTCTATTTAATCCACTTTATTATTCGCCACATTCAAGTTtaattaaaaagaaagaaaaaccttGCACAACTAGTTGTATATTAGAAATAACTAGGACACTATAAAATAAAGAAAACCTAGGAAAGCCTTGTTTCTCCTCTACTAGCACGGGGTCCAAGAAAGATAGTATTTGCATTTAATCAAGTGAAAACATAAGTCTCCACCTATATTGGCTAGGAATAATAATATGAAGTCACCTAACCAAATTTTAATATCCTTTATTCTTTTATGCATATTGATAGCATGCTTCAAAATTATCATTTTGGCATAGGCTAAATAATGATTTATAGAACAAACCCTTATTCTAAAATGGAAACTTGGAAAGACACTAAGAAGTTTCATAAAAGTAAAAGGAAACGCAAATTGATAGCTATCAATAATATAGATTTGAACTAACAAGTTCCAATTTGCATACATTGGATCTTTGTGCCTCACTAGATTCAAATCAAATACACTTTGAATACAAGAAACTAGAAACACATCACCTCTTGTTCTTTATTTCCTATTCTTAATATAAAAATGAGAGCATTGATTGATGGATATCAATAAAAATCCTTGAGCTAACAAGATACTATTTGCATACATTACATCCCTAGGCCTCACCAGATTCAAACCAACTATATTTTAAACATAGATAAATGATAACACAGTTCCTCTTGTTATTTATTGCATGTGGCTAACAATATACATGACTATAAATTCTTAAGGTAAATGTACACAAATTGATTTTCTAAAAAGGCTTTGAAAACTTTTAGCCAAACATAAATAGCAAAGATAGACAATTGAGAAGTATGTTTGAAAGATAGAAAAAAAATATGTTTCACCAGTTCCATAGATCACGCTCAATAAGCATATTATCCACTTCATGGacataattgaaaattaaaataacaatattTAATGCACTCAATGAAAATAGGTTATTAATATTATTGTGCAAGTTCTATACACATTTTAGGATATAAGGGGGTATGTTGTAAGTAAATCTAAATTCAATGAAGTAGTAGGAGGCTTGCATGAGTAGTGGAGCACATGGGAAATGATTATCATAGATCATGTAAAGCAAGTACAAATAAAGACTATTTGGATTTgttagaaaaaatttcatcaaatttgtaaattgaaaaagcaaaaaaacctAGTAAAAATATGATAGTGAattaggaaaaaagaaaaaaatgacaaaaattccattttaaaaatcaaattgtaGTAGATCGTAGGAAAACACTTATTTCTCCTTTGTTGACATGGTTTTTAAGAAACACATATTTGTGTTTAGTTAAGTGAAAATGCTTTGATACATATGTATGTCATGTTTCAAAACTGCCATTTTGTCATAGGTTAAAGAAAGATTTATAGAACAAACCTTATGTCAAAATGACAGCCTAGAAAGAGGTTCATATTGATTCAATATAGATCCTCCAAATCCCTAGCAAAGAAGAGAGAAATGGATTCATGCAATATCATGCTAAAAGAATAATAACTAgaccaaacaacattttttaaaaaaatttgatctTTATATTCATAGGGTTtttcattatgaaagatattgagaCACAAGCTATAGTAGAATAATCTTCTTTAATATAAATAGTAATACGACATCATGTAAGAAAATTAACAAGAAAAAATATCAGTAATGTAAATTATATTAGAAAACACAGGAGACACAAGTGATTGCATTATATTAGAAAACGCCGAGAAAACGCCGAAGACACAAGTGATTGATTGATTTGaaatatgaaaaagaaattttttaccacaaacttatacaaacaaaacaagaaaataaaaaacccTATGAATTGATTGATTCTATTTCAACATCGGAGGAGTTGTCTCCTGCCACAAACTTCTCTAAGATTCAACGAAAAAAACATGCAACTCACCTAGGATTCTTATTAATATAGCACCTATGACATCTTGGAAGCTACACATCGGAGGAGGCAATAAAAACAAGGCCTACAATGGCCACATGCCTACCAACAGCTATGAAACTGgtaagctttagatgaattttggaACACAATGATCTTTTGGGGCTTTCAAGGATTGTTCCCGAGCAGCAGTTCTTGCCTTCTGCAACTTCTGAATATCAGTCACAAAATCTTGTAAGTTTGCATTTGAAGATCCTCCACAAGCAACAGCCTTTCTCGCCATGTCCTTCAACTTTTCTGCCTGTCTTTTCATCTGTTTCCCCTTGTCTTTACTCAGAACAAGTGTAACACCCTCCTTCACTCGTTCCTTATCTGCAATTCCATCTATATGCTCGCACACTTGGATTCCAATGCCGGACTCCACAGCTAGTTTAGAATTGAAGTGTTGATCTGCAATCATTGGCCATGTGATTAATGGGACTCCAAGAGTTACGCTTTCAAGCATAGAATTCCATCTGCAGTGGCTCATGAAAGCGCCTACAGATGAGTGGGAGAGAATAACAAGTTGTGGCACCCAACCCCATATTAATAGCCCTCTATTCTTTGTTCGCTCTTGGAACCCCTCCGGAAGATATGTGCGAGCCAGGTCGGATTGCGTGTGTTTAACCTCTGGAGACACTTTGATAGCCCAAATGAAGGGCTGTTCGCTGGCTTCTAGCCCACCAGCCAAGGCCTTGCTTTGTTCTTCTGTTAAGAATGTCCGGCTTCCAAACGAAATATAAGCAACTGAACATGAGCTTTGAGAATCCAGCCATTGGAGCAGCTTATCTTCGCTGATGTCTGCCATTTTACCTTGGGTGCTGACTCTCACCGCACCTTCAAAGCAAGCGGACGGAAGTACTGGGCCTATGGACCATACCTTTTTCCCTGTCAGATTTCTCAAGTGTTGGAGATATTCAGGCTCCAGCTCCTCAAACATATTGACGAGCATTCCCCATCCTTGG encodes:
- the LOC131053832 gene encoding scopoletin glucosyltransferase, producing the protein MLNGFEKPHVVAVPFPALGHAIPLLEYCNLLASYGLAVTFVTTAANAPSLKLQMAHAISSGFDIRLTVLPTPQVEGLPKGVESFEQVPSEQTDLIFDLVANLEHPFNRWLEGQLEGREAPVCIMHDVLLGWNMELAQKQNIVKVAFDTYGAFALTLLRSAWLSYSHNALKEEDDSFVLSLGLPTPLRLHKHEIHSVMFQAMPMKRTGRIHSAIQGWGMLVNMFEELEPEYLQHLRNLTGKKVWSIGPVLPSACFEGAVRVSTQGKMADISEDKLLQWLDSQSSCSVAYISFGSRTFLTEEQSKALAGGLEASEQPFIWAIKVSPEVKHTQSDLARTYLPEGFQERTKNRGLLIWGWVPQLVILSHSSVGAFMSHCRWNSMLESVTLGVPLITWPMIADQHFNSKLAVESGIGIQVCEHIDGIADKERVKEGVTLVLSKDKGKQMKRQAEKLKDMARKAVACGGSSNANLQDFVTDIQKLQKARTAAREQSLKAPKDHCVPKFI